ACTTGAAAATGTTACAGTTGTAAAAAAAAGAGTCGAAGAGATGGAAAGTACAATCTTTGATCTTATCACTTCAAGAGCGGTTACAGATACTAAAATGTTGCTCAAACTCAGTGAAAACCATAGAGACTCCCATACAAAACTCTTTTTTTATAAAGGTGAAAAAGTTTTTGACGAGATGGAAGATCTAGCTCAAAATATGCAATATAAAGTTATAGAGATGCAAAATAGACATTACCTACTATTAGGAGAAACATTATGATATTAAAAATTTTACTTGTTATCGGAGTTATTGCCGTTGTATATTTTATGTTTATCAAAAAAAAGCCGATATCATCTAAGAACAACGACACTAAACTTCAAGCAAACGATATGATAGAGTGTGCTCAATGCGGTGTGTACGTAGAAGTTGGTGAAGCTATCTTAAGCAACGGTAAGTATTACTGTTCTCAAGAGTGTTTAAATAAGGACAAATGATGCTGCTTTTTGGTCATCGATTTATTGAAAGTATAAAGTTTTACCATATCTTTGACATCGAAGATATAAAAAACACTCCCTCTTCTTCTACTCTTTATTTAGAGTATAGTGAGGAGAATTTAGACATTATAAAGCATCTTCAGAAAAATACTGTCCCTTTCGTATTAAGCATTAAGAATATTACGGAACTTGTATATGCATCGGCTTTAGGTGCCAGCTACATAGCAGTAAGTAAAAAACTTGCAAAAACAGCACAAAATATCGCTGAAAACTATCTATTTGATGCTAAAGTACTCACACATATAGAAGAGGAAGACGAAATTGAAGAGTTGGCATTACTTGGTGTTGACGGTGTTATTTTTGCCCAAGCGATTGTAAAGATAAGCTGATGAAAGCACTAGTTCTTGCTATAGTAGCTTTAACCTTTTTAGGATGCTCTACCAAGAACCCTTCTGCTGCAAACTATATAAATTTAACACCATACACTACTCAAACTGCTCAGGAAGTTCCATATAAACTTAAAAATGAGAACCCTGTTACATTAACAATTTATGAACAGTATAAAAAATGGTACTCTACACCTTATCTCTATGGCGGTGACAGTTGTGAAGGAATTGATTGTTCAGCACTTGTACAAACTGTCTACCAAGATGGTTTCGGTCTTCATATACCAAGAGATACAAAACACCAAGCCCAAACAGGTTATTTTGTAAACAAGTCTTCTATTCAAGAGGGTGATCTCCTGCTCTTTAAAACTGGATATAACTCAAGACACTCCGGAATCTACATAGAACGCGGAAACTTTTTACATACCTCAACAAAACACGGGGTTATGATCTCAAATATCAATAACCCTTACTGGAAAGAAAAGTATTGGCAGGCAAGAAGAGTACTCAGTTATTAGACGATCTTTCTTTCAATCTCAGGTTTTAAAGCCGTTAAACATTCATAAGAGATTGTCCCTGCAAATTTTGCCGCATCCCTTGCATCACTAAAAATCAACAACTCCTTATCTTCCGATAAAAAGGAACTGTTATCCATAGAAATTCTTCCCGCTATAGATACATTCTCCGGTGTTTTATAGATGTTTGAACAGCTTCTTAAAAAACCATCCCCGTAACCAAAATCGTAATTTGATACAACTTGTTCTCTTACACTTTTAAAACTTGCACCGTAACCGACACAATTACCCTCTTGCAAAGTTCTTGTAGAGTTCTTTTGTGCATATACACTTAGAACAGGTTTGAGCGTTACTATAGGAAGACTTGGAGGCATTTCCAAACAGCCGTAAACTGCTATTCCTACTCTTGTCATATCTTCATCGAAATTTTTTGTGCGAAAGAGTGCTGCCGAATTAGCACTGTGAAATTTAATTTCATAACCGTATTGCTTAGCCAAAACTCTTGCTTCTTGTTTTATTTCTTCAAAGTTCTTTTGCTGAAATTCAAAATAATCACCCTCTTCATCTGCACAGGCATGGTGAGTTAATACACCTTTAAGCTCGAGTCCCTGTTCTTTGATCAGAGCAAAAGCTTCTGCGAGTTCATTTGCTTCAATACCATTTCTATTCATCCCGGAATTTACTTTCAATTCCACTTTTGTATCTCTGGGAAACTCTTTAATTGCACCTAATTCATTGATCGTATAATGTACTTTTTCATCTGCTTTTTTCGGTTTTTCTGCTAACACTAAAATGTATTCAAAATATTTGTAAATTTGTTCTGCATCATTTTGCGATCTGACAACTGCTTTTGTAATCCCGTACTCTTTTGCCAGTCCTGCCATTTCACACAATCCGTGACCGTATGCATTATCTTTCAAAACTACTGCAATTTTATCTATACTTTTAGTTTTATCTGCGATAATGTCAAGATTATAAAAAAAGTTCTTTTTATTTAACGTTATATAAGCCATGGAGAAATTATACTATGTTAATTCCTGAATTTGAGAAACAAAGCTTTACTCAAGTCGTTTTTCCGCATGAAAATACAGATTGGTCTGAATATTTGGAAGATGCCAGAAAAAATTTTGTAGATATTATCAATGCAATCAGAAGATTTCAGCCCTGTTTAGTAGTGTGCTACAACATTACAGAGGTGCAAAGTTATTTTGAAGATTATACAAATATCAAATTTGTCGAATACACTGCAAACGATACGTGGGCACGTGACAGCTCTGCACTAACAGTTGAAGAAAACGGTGAAATTAAACTGCTTAATTTTACATTTAATGCATGGGGTGGTAAGTTTGATGCCAAACTTGACGATAAAATGTCTCATGCCATTTCATCTGTTTATTCAGCACCTTTAGTCGATTGTGATTTTATTTTAGAGGGTGGCGGTGTTGAGAGTAATGGAGCTGGGCTTATTCTAACAACTTCAGAGTGTATGCTCAACCCAAACAGAAATAAAGATTTTACAAAAGAAGAAGTGACACAAAAACTAAAAGAGTATTTTGGAGCTAAAGAGATTCTTTATCTAAATCATGGTTATCTAGCAGGTGATGATACAGATTCACACATAGATACATTGGCACGTTTTATCTCAAAAGACACTATTATGTATGTGGCTTGTGACAATGAGAGAGATGAACACTACGAAGCATTAAAGAAGATGGAAGATGAGCTTAAAGAATTTGTGATTGAACATAAATTGAAGCTTATAAAACTTCCAATGAGTTCAGCAGTATATTATGATGACGAGCGTTTACCTGCTACATATGCAAACTTTTTATTTGTAAACGACGGTGTGCTTGTACCGACATATAATGTCAAAGAGGATGCCGAAGCATTAGAGATTTTCAAATGGGTTTTTCCAAACAGAAAGGTTGTCGGAATCGATTGTTCAACACTAATCCGACAACACGGTTCACTTCACTGCGTCACTATGAACTTTGCTAGTGGTGTTACTCTCAACTGATTTTTCTTGATCTAATATTGCCATGCCACTCATAATTAAATAAGTGGACAAGGCAAAACCTAAAGCTATTATTACTGTTCGTTTCAATTTTTCCATTTTTGTCATGATAGAATTGTAGCAGATCCTCTCTTAACACTTTTGTAACAATCTTTTTAATAGAATGGGAAACTTTTTATATTTTTAAGGGGAATTGTATATGAAAAAAATCATACCATTATCGTTACTAGCTGTTTCATATCTTGCAGCTAATGATCTGCAAATAGACACAATCAATGTAGAGTCAACTGTAATCTCTGAAGTTGCTCAAAATGCTCAAACATCTGCTGATGTAGCAAAAGCACTCAGCGACAGAGTTCCAAGTATTGATATGAACAGAAGAAGTGGCATTGCCAACGATATTTATATCCGTGGACAAAAAAGAGACAACATCGTTGTTGAAGTTGACGGTACAAAAGTTTACGGTGCTTGTCCAAACAGAATGGATCCTCCTGCGTCACACATTGTTGCTAATCAAATCGATACAATCCAAGTTATCGAAGGTCCTTACGATATTGAAACTTTCGGTGCATTAAGCGGTGAAGTAAAAATTACAACAAGAAAACCATCTGAAGATTTTCAAGGTTCAATTAACTTAGGTTTTGGTGCATGGAACTACAAAAAATTCGGTGCTACTATGAGCGGTGGTAATGACCTTATTAGAATGATTGCGACTGTTTCTAGTGAATCAAGCGATCAATATGAAGATGGTAACGGTGATACATTGGCAACACAGTTAGACAAGTATGCAGCCCTGAACCCAGCAGATATGACTCTGCAAAAGAAAATATACAAACCTTCATATCATGATATGCCTGCATATGAGAAAAAAAGTGCCATGGCAAAAGCATTTATCTCAACTGCTGAAAATCAGGAATTACGCTTAAGTGTAACTGCAAATAGAAGTGATAATGTCCTTTATCCAAACTCTGGTATGGATGCAATTTATGATGATTCAAATATCTACAGCGTTGAGTACAATATAGACTCAATCAATAATGAATATAAAAATCTAAATCTGCAATACTACCACTCAGATGTTGATCACCCTATGGGGACTGACTATAGAGTAGCTTCAACTATGCCGGCAATGCTTATGACAAACTGGTTAAAAACATCAATGAACGGCGTTAAACTCAAAAATACTTTCGATCTTTTAGGGCACAAACTTGTTATCGGTTTAGATGGAAGTACGAGAAAATGGAGTGGTCATTATGATGTAGCACATGTTGAAAAAGCAAAAAGTATTGATGATACAAAAACACAAAATACTGCTATTTTTGCCAAACTGGAAAAATCTTACGGCAATTTAGACTTTGTACTTGGTGCAAGATATGATAGTACAAAAATCAAAAATAATAGTTACAACTCTAGAAAATTTTCTTATACTAGTGCAAATCTTATGACTACGTACAACTTTAATAAAGAGAATAAAATCTTCTTGGGTATTGGTCAAGCTTCTCGTGTACCGGATGCCAGAGAACTTTACTTTAACTCATATAATATGATGATGAACACTACAAAACAAGTGGGAACAGACACATTAAAAGAAACAACAAACAGAGAAGTTGATTTAGGATACGAAACAAATAATCAGTATTTCAAATTAAAAGCAAAAGTGTTTTATTCTATGCTCAACGACTATATTTATTACCAACAGCAAGCAAACGGTGTTGCACTAACTACAAACAACTTTAAAAATATTGATGCGACAGTTTATGGTGCTGAACTAAGTGCATCAGTATATGCGACAGATGATATTTCTATAGATATGGGAGCTTCATACAAAGTAGGTAGAAAAGATACAGCACTAATAGGACAAACAGATAAAGATCTGGCAGATATTGCTCCTCTTCGTGCGAATATCGGTGTAAATTATGAGTATATGAACAATTCAATGGCTACTCTTGAAATGCAAGCAAGTGACAGATGGGATACCTTCGATGCTGACAACGGTGAGCAAGAGATTGCCGGATGGGCCGTTGTGAATGCAAAAGTTAAACATGCTGTAAACAAAAAATTTGACCTTACACTCGGAATCAACAATATATTTGATGTAACATATGCCATAAATAACACATATACTGATCTTACACTTGTTAGTACCGGTACTACTGATGTAATGCTTCTAAACGAGCCTGGACGTTACTTCTACACTAACTTAGATTTTAAATTCTAATTCCTCTTTTAGCCCATAGTATATGGGCTAAAAATATGACTCAAAAAATTAACCCCATTTTTATATCAAACTAGTTAAAATCTCTTCTATGATTCAAAGATATCCAACAAAGAAAATATATGTCGGTGATGTTGCTGTAGGTGGGGATGCACCTATTTCCGTGCAGTCAATGACATACTCAGATACACATAATGTTGCTGCAACTGTTGAGCAAATCAATCGTCTCCATTTTGCAGGATGTGATATTGTCCGTGTTGCAGTACCGGATATGGAAGATGCACTCGCACTTAAAAGTATTAAAGAGCAGATCTCTCTTCCGCTTGTTGCAGATATTCACTTCAACCATAAACTAGCCCTCATTGCGGCCGAATCAGTTGACTGCATACGTATTAATCCTGGAAATATCGGCTCTAAAGAAAAAGTTGCCGAAGTTGTAAAGGCATGTCAGGAACGTAATCTTCCAATTAGAATTGGTGTCAATGCAGGAAGTTTGGAAAAAGAGTTTGATAACAAATACGGTCAAACTGCCGAGGCTATGGTGGCAAGTGCAGAATACAACATCAAATACCTCGAAGATCTCGGTTTTACAGATATTAAAGTCTCGCTCAAAGCAAGTGATGTACAAAGAACTGTAGAGGCATACAGAATGCTTCGCCCTAAAAATAATTATCCATTCCATTTAGGAGTGACAGAAGCGGGTACTCTCTTTCATGCGACTGTAAAAAGCTCGATTGGACTTGGTGCACTCATTTTAGACGGTATCGGTGATACTCTAAGAGTCTCTATTACTGGTGAGCTTGAAGAAGAGATCAATGTAGGGCGTGCGATCTTAAAAGACAGCGGTGCTATGCCAGACGGGCTCAATATCATCTCATGTCCAACTTGTGGACGCATCGAAGCAGATTTGGTCAGTGCGGTGAGCGAAATCGAAAAAAGAACGGCTCACATTAAAACACCGCTCAATGTAAGTGTAATGGGCTGTGTCGTAAATGCCATCGGTGAAGCAGCACATGCAGATGTTGCAATTGCATACGGTAAAGGGAAAGGTCTTGTAATGGTAAAAGGTGAAGTTGTAGCTAACCTTGATGAAAAAGAGCTTGTTGACAAGTTTGTAGATGAAGTTGAAAAAATGGCAGGTGATAAATAATGCAAGACAATCTCTATAATCTCGCTTTTGAGAGAAGTATTTTAAGTTCAATTATTTTTGAACCTTCACAGTTTGACGATTTAAGTGTTATGTTAAAAGTAGATGATTTCTATCTGCCTGCGCATCAAGACATCTTTAAAGCGATTGTGACACTTTTTCAAAACGATCTTCCAATCGATGAAGAGTTCATAAAAAAAGAACTCAATAAAATGAAAAAATTTGATGAGCAGGTACTTTTAGAAATTCTTGCCGCAAATCCGATCTCAAATACAAAAGCTTATGTTGACGAAGTAAAAGACAAATCTCTCAAACGCCACCTTTTAACTCTAACTACAGAGATTAAACGTGTAACAGTTGAAGAGGAACTGCCTTCTGCAGATGTAGTTGACATCGTAGAGAAAAAACTTTACGAGATCACGCAAGACAATCAAACAAGTGACTTCCTTGATTCTCCTACAATGACATTCCAAACAATGGAATACATCAAAGAGATGAAAGCACGCGGGAACTCTGTACTTGTAGGTGTGGACACTGGTTTTAAAGACCTTAACAAAATGACGACAGGTTTTGGTAAAGGGGATCTTGTTATTGTTGCCGCTCGTCCGGCGATGGGGAAAACATCATTTATTTTAAATACGGTTCACAATCTTATCATGCAGGATAAGGGTGTAGCATTTTTCTCATTAGAGATGCCGGCTGAACAGTTAATGCTTAGAATGCTTTCTATTCAAACTTCGATTCCACTGCAAAAACTGCGTGTCGGTGATATGAGTGATGAGCAATGGAGTCAATTAAACGGGGCGATTGATCAAATGAACAATGCGAAGCTTTTTGTAGATGATACCGGTAGTGTAAACATTAATCAACTTCGTTCCAAACTAAGAAAATTAAAAGCACAACATCCAGAAATCGAAATGGCAGTTATCGATTACCTCCAAATTATGCAAGGGATCGGAAATCAAGATCGTCACCTACAGGTTTCGGATATCTCTCGTGGACTAAAAATGCTTGCTCGTGAACTCGGTATTCCTATCGTAGCTCTTTCACAGCTAAACCGTGGACTAGAATCTCGTAACGATAAACGCCCTATGCTGAGCGATATTCGTGAATCTGGTTCAATCGAACAGGATGCCGATATTATCCTCTTTGTCTACCGTGATGATGTTTATCTCTACAAAGAGGAAAAAGAGCGTGAGAAAGCTGCTAAAGCTGATGGAAAAGAGTTTGTTTCTACTTATGTCGAAAAAGAGGAAGAGGAAGCTGAAATTATTATCGGAAAACAAAGAAATGGTCCAACAGGACATGTAAAACTAGTTTTTCAGAAAAAGCTTACCCGCTTTATCGATCAACCGAGTTTTGCTCAAGCTACAGAATTTGTCTATGAAAATGTCGATACAAAATCGGCAAAAATGGATATCGGTGCACCCGATACCATAGAGATGCCGACACTCTAAATTATGATTGAGAGAGTAGAACTTTTTCAAACGAAAAAAGATCTATTCTTACTCTTTACCCTTTTTCTAACACTCCTTAGTTTCTCCCTTTCTTATGAATATTACAAATATTATCAATTAACTAAATTTGACTCTGCTTTAATCAAGGCAAAAGTTCAAAAACAATACCTTAAAACAAAAATTACTAAAACAGGAAAAGAAAAAACCTATCAACTCCTCCAATTAAAATCCTTTGACGGTTTTACATTTTACACAACTGCTAAAAAAAATTTTCAAGATGTAAAAGGAGAAGAATTAGAACTTGAAATCTTTATTGATAATCTTAGCTTTTATCAATACATGAAAAGTTTCTTCGCTTTTAGTAGAATTCTGCAAGTCACTACAACAAACAGTAATAAAGAAGACTTAAAATCTTTGATTGCAATACAGCATCAAAATAAGATATATTCTGAGATCTATGAAGCTTTGTATCTAGCAACACCTCTTCCAAAAGAGTTACAAACAACTTTTTCAAATTTAGGCTTAAGCCATTTAATTGCTATTAGCGGATTTCATTTGGGTATTATCTCTGCTTTACTCTTTTTCTTACTCAAATACCCTTACAAATTTTTTCAAAACAACTATTTTCCTTATAGAAACCATACACGGGACATCTTCATAATAATTTCATTTGTATTACTTTTCTATACCCTCTTCTTGGATACACCACCATCATTGCTTCGTGCTTATGTCATGCTTGTTATCGGCTTTTTGTTATATGATCGGGGAATTAAAATAATATCTATGCAAACACTATTTCTGACTGTTTTACTAATAATAGCTGTTTTTCCAAGATTATTCTTTAGTATAGGATTTTGGCTTAGTGTAGCAGGCGTAGGATATATTTTTCTTTTTCTTATCTATTTTCAAGAGTATAAAAAGCTTTGGCAATTTCTTTTATTACCTCTATTTGTATATTTAATGATGCTTCCTTACTCTTTAACAATTTTTGGAAATTTTTCTTTTCTCCATCCACTTTCAATAATCTATACGATGCTTTTTACAGTTTTTTATCCACTGACATTGCTATTACATGTATTTGGATTTGGAGGGGTATTTGATCCACTTTTAGAAGCTCTTATGGCAACGGGTAGTGAAGGTGTCAAGATTTTACTTGATATAAAAATATTAGAAGTGTTTATTATTATTTCATTGGGAAGTATTTTGAATAGATATCTATTCTTTACTCTCAATCTCTTCGCTTTTTTTATTTTTATATATGCCATCAATAATGTGACATAGTTTTAAACCGTATAAGAAGATGATCCAAGAGACATATATCCATAAAAACAAAAACATTACAATTGCAAATGAGCCGTACATTGTCGTGTATGATTTATTTAAAAAGACATAATAGATAAAGCCGTTTTTACTGAAACTAAAAATAATGGAGACAATGAAAGAACTAATTGCCGAAGCTTTTGGATCAACTTTCGCATTTGGTCCGATTTGGAAAATTAAAAAGAAGAGTCCCCAGATAATGATGTACGGTATAAGCGGTAAAATATTCAACCCTGATGTTAGTGTATTTTCTGCCATCAATGTAGCAATCTTACCCGTTATATAAAACGATATACCAAGACCTATCGGAGTAAGTGTCATCATTGTCCAATAGGTTGTAATTGACTCCCAAAGTCCTCTTGCCTGTGCATGAAAGATTCTGTTTGCAATATACTCGAAATTTTTAAAAAATAAAAGTGATGCTACAAGTACTGCAGCTAAACTCATAATTCCCATTTTTGCAGAATTTGCTAAAAAACCATCTATCTTTTCGATAATAATTTCAGATTGTACAGGTACAAGATTGGAAAATATAAACCCTTTAATGCTTTCATAATGCTCTTGAAAGCTAGGCAATGATGTCAGTAATGACATCATGATAATTAGTAGTGGAATAATTGTAAAAATCGTATAAAAGCTCAGTGACGCAGCAAAAAGTGTTAGCTCTTTATCTACAAACGATAAAACAAAAAGTCTCACTTGTTTGTAAAGTTCAAGAGCATTTAACTTCATGACTAATTCAGCCCCATTTTTGCAGGATTTAAGATGTTGTTTGGATCAAATGCCTGTTTAATTGATTTAAACAGTGCCATCTCTTCAGGAGTAAATGCCATTGACATATATGGTGCTTTTGCAAGACCTATACCATGTTCACCCGAAAGAGTTCCACCAAGATCAACAGTTGCCTGGAAAACCTCTTCGATCGCCTGATACGCAATTTTCACCTGCTCAGGATCACTGCCGTCAACCATAACGTTTGTATGTACATTACCGTCTCCTGTGTGACCGAAACACGGAATATTTACATTGTATTTATCGGCAATCGCATAGAATTTTTCTAAAAGCTCTGGCAATACTGCACGAGGTACAGTTACATCTTCGTTTAATTTTTTACTTCCATAAACACTCAGTGCAGGAGAAGCATTACGACGAGCGAACCATAAATCAGCTGCTTCTTTTGCATCTTTTGCAATCTTAAATTCACTACAACCGTTTTCTTTAAAAACTTTTTCAATCTGCCCTAGTTGAAAATTAAGGTCATCTTCCAAATTCCCGTCAACGTCAGTTACTAAAAGTGCTCCGGCATCAATAGG
This window of the Sulfurimonas sp. C5 genome carries:
- a CDS encoding PP0621 family protein, which encodes MILKILLVIGVIAVVYFMFIKKKPISSKNNDTKLQANDMIECAQCGVYVEVGEAILSNGKYYCSQECLNKDK
- a CDS encoding NlpC/P60 family protein, with the translated sequence MKALVLAIVALTFLGCSTKNPSAANYINLTPYTTQTAQEVPYKLKNENPVTLTIYEQYKKWYSTPYLYGGDSCEGIDCSALVQTVYQDGFGLHIPRDTKHQAQTGYFVNKSSIQEGDLLLFKTGYNSRHSGIYIERGNFLHTSTKHGVMISNINNPYWKEKYWQARRVLSY
- a CDS encoding alanine racemase, yielding MAYITLNKKNFFYNLDIIADKTKSIDKIAVVLKDNAYGHGLCEMAGLAKEYGITKAVVRSQNDAEQIYKYFEYILVLAEKPKKADEKVHYTINELGAIKEFPRDTKVELKVNSGMNRNGIEANELAEAFALIKEQGLELKGVLTHHACADEEGDYFEFQQKNFEEIKQEARVLAKQYGYEIKFHSANSAALFRTKNFDEDMTRVGIAVYGCLEMPPSLPIVTLKPVLSVYAQKNSTRTLQEGNCVGYGASFKSVREQVVSNYDFGYGDGFLRSCSNIYKTPENVSIAGRISMDNSSFLSEDKELLIFSDARDAAKFAGTISYECLTALKPEIERKIV
- a CDS encoding agmatine deiminase family protein; its protein translation is MLIPEFEKQSFTQVVFPHENTDWSEYLEDARKNFVDIINAIRRFQPCLVVCYNITEVQSYFEDYTNIKFVEYTANDTWARDSSALTVEENGEIKLLNFTFNAWGGKFDAKLDDKMSHAISSVYSAPLVDCDFILEGGGVESNGAGLILTTSECMLNPNRNKDFTKEEVTQKLKEYFGAKEILYLNHGYLAGDDTDSHIDTLARFISKDTIMYVACDNERDEHYEALKKMEDELKEFVIEHKLKLIKLPMSSAVYYDDERLPATYANFLFVNDGVLVPTYNVKEDAEALEIFKWVFPNRKVVGIDCSTLIRQHGSLHCVTMNFASGVTLN
- a CDS encoding TonB-dependent receptor, translating into MKKIIPLSLLAVSYLAANDLQIDTINVESTVISEVAQNAQTSADVAKALSDRVPSIDMNRRSGIANDIYIRGQKRDNIVVEVDGTKVYGACPNRMDPPASHIVANQIDTIQVIEGPYDIETFGALSGEVKITTRKPSEDFQGSINLGFGAWNYKKFGATMSGGNDLIRMIATVSSESSDQYEDGNGDTLATQLDKYAALNPADMTLQKKIYKPSYHDMPAYEKKSAMAKAFISTAENQELRLSVTANRSDNVLYPNSGMDAIYDDSNIYSVEYNIDSINNEYKNLNLQYYHSDVDHPMGTDYRVASTMPAMLMTNWLKTSMNGVKLKNTFDLLGHKLVIGLDGSTRKWSGHYDVAHVEKAKSIDDTKTQNTAIFAKLEKSYGNLDFVLGARYDSTKIKNNSYNSRKFSYTSANLMTTYNFNKENKIFLGIGQASRVPDARELYFNSYNMMMNTTKQVGTDTLKETTNREVDLGYETNNQYFKLKAKVFYSMLNDYIYYQQQANGVALTTNNFKNIDATVYGAELSASVYATDDISIDMGASYKVGRKDTALIGQTDKDLADIAPLRANIGVNYEYMNNSMATLEMQASDRWDTFDADNGEQEIAGWAVVNAKVKHAVNKKFDLTLGINNIFDVTYAINNTYTDLTLVSTGTTDVMLLNEPGRYFYTNLDFKF
- the ispG gene encoding flavodoxin-dependent (E)-4-hydroxy-3-methylbut-2-enyl-diphosphate synthase; the encoded protein is MIQRYPTKKIYVGDVAVGGDAPISVQSMTYSDTHNVAATVEQINRLHFAGCDIVRVAVPDMEDALALKSIKEQISLPLVADIHFNHKLALIAAESVDCIRINPGNIGSKEKVAEVVKACQERNLPIRIGVNAGSLEKEFDNKYGQTAEAMVASAEYNIKYLEDLGFTDIKVSLKASDVQRTVEAYRMLRPKNNYPFHLGVTEAGTLFHATVKSSIGLGALILDGIGDTLRVSITGELEEEINVGRAILKDSGAMPDGLNIISCPTCGRIEADLVSAVSEIEKRTAHIKTPLNVSVMGCVVNAIGEAAHADVAIAYGKGKGLVMVKGEVVANLDEKELVDKFVDEVEKMAGDK
- a CDS encoding replicative DNA helicase gives rise to the protein MQDNLYNLAFERSILSSIIFEPSQFDDLSVMLKVDDFYLPAHQDIFKAIVTLFQNDLPIDEEFIKKELNKMKKFDEQVLLEILAANPISNTKAYVDEVKDKSLKRHLLTLTTEIKRVTVEEELPSADVVDIVEKKLYEITQDNQTSDFLDSPTMTFQTMEYIKEMKARGNSVLVGVDTGFKDLNKMTTGFGKGDLVIVAARPAMGKTSFILNTVHNLIMQDKGVAFFSLEMPAEQLMLRMLSIQTSIPLQKLRVGDMSDEQWSQLNGAIDQMNNAKLFVDDTGSVNINQLRSKLRKLKAQHPEIEMAVIDYLQIMQGIGNQDRHLQVSDISRGLKMLARELGIPIVALSQLNRGLESRNDKRPMLSDIRESGSIEQDADIILFVYRDDVYLYKEEKEREKAAKADGKEFVSTYVEKEEEEAEIIIGKQRNGPTGHVKLVFQKKLTRFIDQPSFAQATEFVYENVDTKSAKMDIGAPDTIEMPTL
- a CDS encoding ComEC/Rec2 family competence protein — translated: MIERVELFQTKKDLFLLFTLFLTLLSFSLSYEYYKYYQLTKFDSALIKAKVQKQYLKTKITKTGKEKTYQLLQLKSFDGFTFYTTAKKNFQDVKGEELELEIFIDNLSFYQYMKSFFAFSRILQVTTTNSNKEDLKSLIAIQHQNKIYSEIYEALYLATPLPKELQTTFSNLGLSHLIAISGFHLGIISALLFFLLKYPYKFFQNNYFPYRNHTRDIFIIISFVLLFYTLFLDTPPSLLRAYVMLVIGFLLYDRGIKIISMQTLFLTVLLIIAVFPRLFFSIGFWLSVAGVGYIFLFLIYFQEYKKLWQFLLLPLFVYLMMLPYSLTIFGNFSFLHPLSIIYTMLFTVFYPLTLLLHVFGFGGVFDPLLEALMATGSEGVKILLDIKILEVFIIISLGSILNRYLFFTLNLFAFFIFIYAINNVT
- a CDS encoding YihY family inner membrane protein is translated as MKLNALELYKQVRLFVLSFVDKELTLFAASLSFYTIFTIIPLLIIMMSLLTSLPSFQEHYESIKGFIFSNLVPVQSEIIIEKIDGFLANSAKMGIMSLAAVLVASLLFFKNFEYIANRIFHAQARGLWESITTYWTMMTLTPIGLGISFYITGKIATLMAENTLTSGLNILPLIPYIIIWGLFFLIFQIGPNAKVDPKASAISSFIVSIIFSFSKNGFIYYVFLNKSYTTMYGSFAIVMFLFLWIYVSWIIFLYGLKLCHIIDGIYKNKKSEEIESKE